One stretch of Armigeres subalbatus isolate Guangzhou_Male chromosome 2, GZ_Asu_2, whole genome shotgun sequence DNA includes these proteins:
- the LOC134216500 gene encoding leucine carboxyl methyltransferase 1, with translation MEPPAFHPCDEAVISTNDDASNCKRSAVKLGYWKDDFLSYFVRSPDRKAPEINRGYYARVKGIEMCIEKFFKKTGDKCQIINLGCGFDTLYWRLRESGHMISNFVEMDFPTVTAKKCYMIKRNKILLDKIHVEDGEVRLSSTDLHSTNYHIVGVDLRNIDEVAIKLQQSEVDFTIPTIFLAECVLVYIELQNSNNLLKWFASNFKSAAFVNYEQVNMNDRFGEVMLNNLRQRGCSLAGVEACVSLDTQISRFLSCNWHGARAWDMVQIYHSIPAGERVRIERLEMLDEAELLMQLFQHYCISVAWIGELFQDIEITVEKRLSSLNID, from the exons ATGGAACCGCCGGCATTTCATCCGTGCGACGAGGCCGTCATCTCGACGAACGACGATGCCAGCAATTGCAAGCGTTCGGCTGTCAAACTTGGCTATTGGAAGGACGATTTTCTGAGCTACTTCGTCCGCAGCCCGGACCGCAAGGCGCCGGAAATAAACCGAGGCTACTACGCGCGGGTCAAAGGGATCGAGATGTGCATCGAGAAATTTTTCAAG AAAACAGGTGACAAATGCCAAATCATAAATCTTGGATGTGGCTTCGACACATTATACTGGAGACTTCGCGAATCCGGCCACATGATTTCCAATTTTGTCGAGATGGACTTCCCAACTGTTACAGCAAAGAAGTGCTACATGATCAAACGAAATAAGATACTTTTGGATAAAATCCACGTCGAAG ATGGAGAAGTGCGTCTGAGCTCGACCGATTTGCACTCAACCAATTACCACATAGTTGGAGTGGATTTACGAAACATCGACGAAGTGGCCATCAAATTGCAACAATCCGAAGTAGATTTCACCATCCCGACAATCTTCTTGGCCGAATGCGTGCTGGTGTACATTGAGCTACAAAATAGCAACAACCTTCTGAAGTGGTTTGCTTCCAACTTCAAATCGGCGGCGTTCGTCAACTACGAGCAGGTCAACATGAACGACCGGTTCGGTGAGGTCATGCTGAACAACCTGAGGCAACGCGGTTGTAGTTTGGCGGGCGTGGAGGCCTGCGTGTCTTTGGATACACAGATTTCGAG ATTCTTAAGCTGCAACTGGCACGGTGCTCGGGCGTGGGATATGGTGCAAATCTACCACAGCATACCGGCCGGTGAGCGGGTGCGCATTGAACGTCTCGAAATGCTGGACGAAGCAGAGCTGCTGATGCAGCTGTTCCAGCACTACTGCATCTCGGTGGCCTGGATCGGTGAGCTGTTCCAGGATATCGAAATCAC CGTTGAGAAACGACTTTCATCCTTGAACATTGACTAA